Part of the Zingiber officinale cultivar Zhangliang chromosome 8A, Zo_v1.1, whole genome shotgun sequence genome, TTTCGAACAATCAATTGTTTGATGGGTTGCCACCTTCTGTTTGTCTAGGAACCTAGCTCATCTCATTGTTGAGGTGACTGAATCAAATCAGATTAGGTTGGGGGGAGGACTAATCTGGATGAGTATTATATCTTATGATGAAACTGACCCTCAGTGTATGATAGTATTTTTATTTGGTTAATCAAGAGCAAGGTGCAAAACTTGGCATACAAGTTGGTCAGTCATAAATTGATTGGTCCATTTCTAACCCTAGCATGGTTATTCTTGACTTGAACCTTCTTGTTTGCAAGTTGGATTATGTCATGTCTTTCCCCTGCTGTCCCTAGATATGTTCCAGCCATCATTCTTGTTTATAATCAGGATCTTATTTTTCAGTGCTTTTTAAAATAAACTTATGCATGGATATTTGTGTTTAAATGATTAACTCATAATGAACTTTTAACTTCATGTCAGTATTTGGTGTCAAGGATGGCTTTTGCAAATAGAATTGGTAAGCTCTTGAAGAAATCTGTAACTTCCAGTCCATTATTTCAAGCAGCAAGGTGGATGTCATCCTCAAAAGTTTTCATTGGAGGTTTGACTCAATATCTCTGAATTCTTCAAAGTTTGTGAACTGTGAATAACCATTGTTTAGCGTCTAACCCATTCTCCTACTTGCTTATAGGACTTTCATATGGCACGGATGATCAAAGTCTGAGAGAAGCATTTACTAGTTTTGGTGAAGTGGTTGAAGGCAAGTGGTTATTTTATCACAATATTAATAATTCAATTTTACATGCTTATGATATAACTCATAGAGATTTTTATTTGCAGCTCGAGTTATCATGGACAGGGAAACTGGACGGTCCAGGGGGTTTGGATTTGTGACATTTACTTCTAGCGAAGAAGCCTCTGCTGCCATTAGTGGCATGGATGGAAAGGTACATATGTGTAATAGTTTGTCTCAGTTATTTTCTAGTTGTTTACCATATGTAACATGAGAATCTTGTGACTTGGCTTCTTTATTGAGAAAGCATTTCTTTGCATTATTCCTTTGCTTATAATCTTATCAGTTATTATCTTTCCACTttgatttaattataaaataactCAATATTTTCATTTTCACTTCCTACTAGTCATCATCTATGAGCATCAGTTGGATTTCTATTCTTTTATGGTCACTGATGACGAACTTGCACTGGAATCTATTAGCTATTGCTCTGGTATTCCAAAATACCCTAGTCTATTTGAATATCATGTGTTTTAGCTTTCTATGTACCAAGTAGTTTTTTACTTATTAAAATTGTTTCTTGGCTTCAGCCTGTAACTTATGTGATTCTTTGTTTATCAGAAAATAAGATCTAAATGTTGGATTCTTTAATAAACTTCCTATCAAACAGAAAAATTAGAGAAATGTTCTTTTGTACCATTGGAATTATTGCCTCCCTACTACTGTATCTGCATTTTCAATTCACCGAAGTTTACTCTTGTGCAATAACACCACGTCTCAACTTTTGAATTTCTAGAGATACTAGAGGTGATTGTGAAACATGCTATGAGTTGACTGTTTCAAAGGGGACAAGACCAGAACTGAAAAAAGGATTTGATTGGTGAAGTCTATAGGAAACATGTGTCAACCATGTTGAACCGTCATGCTAATATCTTATAAGCACAGCCTTTGTACCTTTGCCTAGTAAAGTTCCTATTAATTAGAGGTGGTTAAACCTCGCTACTGATGGTCTCCCACTGCCTCTCAAACATGTGGTGTTCATCGGCTTCTGATACATCAATACATCTGGACTTTTGCCTGCCCTTATTTCATCCGAGTTAGCATCTCCGATGCCTACCCCTGTCAAACTATGTCTAAAGCAATATTATACACATATCCAGGGCATGCCATTTTGTTCTCAGCAATGACCACTAATATCGTCATCGACCCTGAAAATGCCCCTAAATTAGACTCCAACTTGCTGCACTGTGTCCATTCATGCTCCCCTTCAAAACAAATCTAGGAAGTTTTTTTATTCTTCTCAATTGTTTCTATCACTGTATCTTCCCTTTGCTACTCCAATATTACTCCTCTCTTAACTGGTAGAATTCTTGTTTCTCACAacatttttggttttatttttattattttcttacttGAAAATAAATTCCAAGGAGGTTCTTCCTGTTTACTCAGAAGGAAATAATAGAAAATTTCTATAGGGAAGAGGAAAACTGAGTccgatatttttttttcttgggcACTTGTCTACTTTTTCTGTTTGTATTCTGTTGTCATTTATGAATTTACTTTTTCATCAGGACGTTCATGGCCGGATGGTTAGAGTTAACTATGCTACTGATCGAACGGGTGGATTTCGTGGTAATGGTGGTGGTTTTGGAGGCGGCTATGGTGGTGGTGCTGCTGGAGGTGGTTATGCTGGTGGAGACAGCTACAATGGCGGCGGCTATGGTGGCGGTGCTGCTGGAGGTGGCTATGGTGGCAGTTATGGTGGTGGTGCTGCTGGAGGTGGCTATGCTGGTGGAGGCAGCTACAACGGTGGCGGTGCAAATCCTTACGGAGGTGGCAATTTTGATGTTACCGGAGGTGAAAACAGATATGGTAGCGACAATGGTGGAGGATTTGGTGGTGCCTCCGATGATGAGCAGCGTAATGACTATGCCAACAGGGCTAATTAGATGAACTTGGTTTCGGATTCTCTAGATATATCAGAGATTATTTAGTATGGTCTTCCTTATATGATTATCATTGTCGATTATCAAGCGTGGACTATGAACAGCATAAACCTTATTATTCTGGCAGTCAGGTTTAATGCGACTGTAATTGCATGTctaaaaacgaaaaaaaaaaaaaaacccttttgTTATGACGAGCTTTTAAATaatgataataaaattattaaaagcattttaaaatataataaaatcaaGGAATAAACTACACGTTTTTGTTTCATATTCTGATATATTCTTTGTTTAACTTTCTCACCTTGCTACTTTTTGTGTTGGACCTCCTGTGATTATCTAAAATGTAATTCTCAtggaaaaaaacttttaaaaaaataaaaaaaaggcacctcgaattaaaagaaatatcaaattagaggcttaataaaaaataaataaataaataatccatTCCATTAGTATTGTTGTGGGGATAGCTATTATAAATAGAAGCTATCAAATAGTTACAATATGTAAAAGTTAgaacatttgttttttattttcaagacTATTGAAATAAACACTATTGTAGATTAACAGTTAACATGTAGAAATAATTCTATAACTGTTACAAGGTGAAtaattcattgattaaattgtaAACTCTAAATCTTAAACACATTTTAGCAGCTATAGCTTTAACAGTTAAGAGTACTAATAGCTATAAAAATGCTTAAATAAAGAGTATTATAAGGATAAAACATGttcttttgattattttttttttaatgtaagtTCTTTTGCCGATTTGTATATACGTCCGCGGTTACCAATTCTCAGCAAAATAATAAATAGACGGACTATTTAAGTAGCTAGTTTATCCAGAAGGATAGATTTTACTCAAAGGAAACACACAGTAACTACAGATTAGTAAAGTTGAATCTGATGACGATAGACCATAGTCTACCTTTCAACCAGAATGAGTTGTATGGATTCTAGAAATCTGGCACTTGAGACTTTGTTCTTGCTCAATGAAGCAATTCACAAAATGAGACAGGAACTCTAAACCTTATAATCTTCTCGAGGCAGCATCATCGACGTATGCAGTGGCCGCCGCCTCGGTGAGTTGCTTCCCTTCCACGAGACCATTCACCAACGTGTTCATATAGTCTCTAGAAGGCGCAGATGTCGGAAACTCACCAGACTTGAAACACTGTATATCTGACGCTGAGCAACTGCATAGAAGAATACAGTGACAAGGTTTTGAAATGGACCTTAAATTATAAGTGCAAGGAAGAACAGCAAATCATATGGATCATTAACGAGTATCCATTTAGAGCAAATCGacaaagaaaagaataaaaatcTGGACCATAGTTAAGTAACATACGTCATTGTTAAGAttggaacattatcctcctccccCAAATAAAGAACAGTGGAGTACCATCCATCCTGCAGTAGCTCCACAATGGTTAGATTCTCTTCCGAAAAATAGCATTCACATGACAAGCAACAATTTGAGAAATCTTAGGTGTAGTACCTTAATGGTTTCCAAGCGAGTAGACTTGTTCTTGGCGACATAATTAAGGATGTCTACATCCAACAATGGAGATACCATCCTCTGAATTGCTCCATCTTCTTGGTGCAGACTATTCTCTTGAGCCAATACATCATTAAACTGCTCGAGTCTATTAGGTAAGAATTGTGGAAAACAAGGAAAATATAAGTGGAATGTTAACAACCAAAATATGCAATTTTAGGACAAGGCAAATGACATACGTTATTCTATACATGCACAGGTGAGCTTTTTCGCTCGTGTCCCTTTCAGGATTAAGAAAAGCAACACCTCCCTTTCCCCATGTACGGGTATAAGATCTTCCAAACAATAATCTATGAGGCAAAACTTTCCAGATAATGCTTCTTGGTAAACTCTTATCAAGTGATCCACTGCATGGAACAGTCATACCTTGCACCTGCAAGAGTTAAAATGTTTATGTAGAAGCTCGGTACCCGGCTCAATTTATACATTTGAATATTTCTTTTctctaaaaagaaaaagaaaacgagATTCAGCACTAGAGAGCTCGTGTCATTAAGGTTCATCAGCAAAACTTACAATTAATTCATTCATACTTTGGATAAAGTTTGATAATATTATTCACGTCTTTTTAGTTTCAATAGTCACATATTTAAAATATGGTGTatatcttataaatttatacttttatattgTTTATAATATACTCATATTAAGAAAATAATAtgtttcatttattagattaatgTTTGAACGAAAATGTAAATATAATGTTGAGCTCCATAAAAAGCCTATGTTTGACTTAATGActtaagctcaataaccaatttttttttttaatgatcttATGGGTTTATGCTTCTTATAAGTTTTTAGACGTTGGTATCAATAGTTTTCAGCAGTAAATCTTAGCACAGTAAATGCCAGCAGTAGCAGGTAAGAACACTGTAATgtttattattcttttttttttattttttttatttttatgtacaAGGTCTAGAGCTTGTTGCTTCCTTACTTCTTTCTAATGTCTTCTAGTGAGCCTCACTTGTAAAAGATCCACAAGAAGGCTAATGCCGCGGCTATGTAGGAATATGGTTATTTCGTTGCCGTCCTTTCTAAGCTAGCACAAGACTTACTTTAGCCTACTTATCTTTTACCGTTACCGTTCTCCACCATGTTATTTGGAAAAGGACTGAAGAAGACCTTAGAAGTAAGTAAGAAAAGAAGCTAATAACTGGTCAAACTCATCTTAAGAATTAATACTTGGTAAACTTATGACAAAACTA contains:
- the LOC122008923 gene encoding glycine-rich RNA-binding protein 4, mitochondrial-like; the encoded protein is MAFANRIGKLLKKSVTSSPLFQAARWMSSSKVFIGGLSYGTDDQSLREAFTSFGEVVEARVIMDRETGRSRGFGFVTFTSSEEASAAISGMDGKDVHGRMVRVNYATDRTGGFRGNGGGFGGGYGGGAAGGGYAGGDSYNGGGYGGGAAGGGYGGSYGGGAAGGGYAGGGSYNGGGANPYGGGNFDVTGGENRYGSDNGGGFGGASDDEQRNDYANRAN